Proteins from one Cryptomeria japonica chromosome 4, Sugi_1.0, whole genome shotgun sequence genomic window:
- the LOC131027778 gene encoding probable nucleoredoxin 1-1: MAETDTQHSLTSLLCTEERDFLSRNNGEQVPILELVGKTVCLYFSAHWCPPCRRFTPKLLQFYTDLKSRGEELEIVFISSDQDAESFQEYFGSMPWLALPYGDQKANYLERYFEIEGIPTLIVLGPDGKTLQTEAVELVMDHGVEVYPFTKQKLDELKAKEEAIRAAQTLESLLVSDERDFVITNSGGKVPVSELTGKTVGLYFSAHWCPPCRGFTPKLVQVYNKLKENGEAFEIVFLSSDKDQEAFEKYYASMPWLALPFGDKVKKDLSRYFSIKGIPSFVIVGPDGKTVTTDARNLLSVHGAKAYPFTDARLVELEKEMEVAAEKYPLEIKSDLHEHSLNLIQRKAYFCDGCQEEGSAWSFYCKECDFDLHPDCALKDNQSDENEKQQTQGKDFENVDKPAEVICEGDVCRRV, translated from the exons ATGGCTGAGACTGACACCCAACACAGCTTGACCTCTCTGCTCTGCACTGAAGAAAGAGATTTCTTGAGCAGAAACAATGGAGAACAG GTGCCTATATTGGAGCTAGTAGGCAAGACTGTTTGTCTCTACTTCTCAGCTCACTGGTGCCCTCCTTGTAGAAGGTTCACTCCAAAGCTTCTCCAATTCTACACTGATCTGAAGAGCAGAGGTGAGGAATTGGAGATTGTGTTTATCTCCAGTGACCAAGATGCAGAGTCCTTCCAAGAATATTTTGGAAGCATGCCATGGCTTGCTCTGCCTTATGGTGATCAAAAGGCGAATTATCTGGAGCGATACTTTGAAATTGAAGGCATCCCAACCTTGATTGTGCTTGGTCCAGATGGTAAAACATTACAAACAGAAGCAGTGGAACTGGTCATGGATCATGGTGTTGAAGTTTATCCATTTACGAAGCagaaattggatgaactcaaagccAAAGAGGAAGCTATTCGTGCTGCACAGACCTTGGAATCCCTGCTAGTCTCTGATGAGCGCGATTTTGTTATCACAAACAGTGGTGGAAAG GTGCCAGTTTCTGAGCTCACAGGCAAGACGGTTGGTTTATATTTTTCTGCTCATTGGTGCCCACCTTGCCGAGGATTCACACCAAAGCTTGTTCAAGTATACAATAAGCTCAAAGAAAATGGAGAAGCCTTTGAGATTGTTTTCCTCTCTAGTGACAAAGACCAAGAAGCCTTCGAAAAGTATTATGCAAGCATGCCATGGTTAGCTCTTCCATTTGGAGACAAAGTGAAGAAGGATCTAAGCCGGTACTTCAGCATTAAAGGAATTCCATCTTTTGTCATAGTTGGCCCCGATGGAAAAACTGTGACAACAGATGCGAGAAATCTTCTTTCTGTTCATGGAGCCAAGGCTTATCCCTTTACTGATGCCCGCCTGGTAGAGCTGGAGAAAGAAATGGAAGTAGCAGCAGAAAAATATCCGTTGGAAATAAAGAGCGACCTGCATGAACATTCTCTGAATTTGATTCAGAGGAAGGCCTATTTCTGTGATGGGTGTCAGGAAGAAGGGAGTGCTTGGTCTTTCTACTGCAAAGAATGTGATTTTGATCTTCATCCAGATTGTGCTTTGAAGGATAACCAGTCTGATGAAAATGAGAAACAGCAGACACAAGGCAAGGATTTTGAAAATGTGGACAAGCCAGCAGAAGTGATCTGTGAAGGGGATGTTTGTCGAAGGGTTTAA